Proteins from one Deinococcus radiopugnans ATCC 19172 genomic window:
- a CDS encoding Nramp family divalent metal transporter yields the protein MTTDKGWRQDNLSESLSDVARIKIDYSKPPWRRFLAFLGPGALVAVGYMDPGNWATSIAGGSAYGYTLLSMVLISSLMAIYLQALTARLGIATGRDLAQACRDHFSKPAAMALWISAEIAIIATDLAEVIGTAIALNLLFGLPLLIGVILTVADVLLILLLQNKGFRYVEALVITLIATIAVAFLFEMIFSKPELAPLLGGLVPSRQLLDPAVLYVGIGILGATVMPHNLYLHSAIVNTRGYDKSPAGKREAIKFATWDSSLALTFAFFINASILILAAAAFHFAGRTDIAEIQDAYKLLSPILGAGAASVLFAVALLASGQNSTLTGTLTGQIVMEGFVNIRLKPWVRRLVTRLIAIIPTVIVVMIYGEKGTGQLLILSQVILSMQLSFAVVPLMMFSGDKRKMGEFVINRFWKVVGWAITALIIGLNVFLLAQTFFGS from the coding sequence ATGACGACCGACAAGGGCTGGCGGCAGGACAATCTGAGCGAGTCCCTGAGCGACGTCGCACGCATCAAGATTGATTACAGCAAGCCGCCGTGGCGGCGCTTCCTGGCGTTTCTGGGACCGGGGGCGCTGGTGGCGGTGGGCTACATGGACCCGGGCAACTGGGCCACGTCCATCGCGGGGGGCAGCGCTTACGGCTACACGCTGCTGAGCATGGTGCTGATCTCCAGCCTGATGGCGATCTACCTGCAGGCCCTGACCGCCCGGCTGGGCATCGCCACCGGACGCGATCTGGCGCAGGCCTGCCGCGACCATTTCAGCAAGCCCGCCGCGATGGCGCTGTGGATCTCGGCGGAAATCGCGATTATCGCCACCGATCTGGCCGAGGTGATCGGCACCGCCATCGCCCTGAATCTGCTGTTCGGCCTGCCGCTGCTAATCGGCGTGATCCTCACGGTGGCCGACGTGCTGCTGATCCTGCTGCTGCAAAACAAGGGGTTCCGTTACGTGGAGGCGCTGGTCATCACGCTGATCGCCACCATCGCCGTGGCGTTTCTGTTCGAGATGATCTTCTCCAAACCCGAACTCGCGCCGCTGCTGGGCGGTCTGGTGCCCAGCCGACAGCTGCTCGATCCGGCGGTGCTGTACGTCGGTATCGGCATTCTGGGGGCGACGGTCATGCCGCACAACCTGTACCTGCACTCGGCCATCGTCAACACGCGCGGCTACGACAAGTCCCCGGCGGGCAAGCGCGAGGCGATCAAGTTCGCCACCTGGGACTCCTCGCTGGCGCTGACCTTCGCGTTTTTCATCAACGCCTCGATCCTGATCCTGGCCGCCGCCGCCTTCCACTTCGCCGGGCGCACCGACATCGCCGAGATTCAGGACGCCTACAAGCTGCTCTCGCCCATCCTGGGCGCGGGGGCCGCCAGCGTGCTGTTCGCCGTGGCGCTGCTGGCCTCCGGGCAGAACAGCACCCTGACCGGCACGCTGACCGGGCAGATCGTGATGGAAGGCTTCGTGAACATCCGCCTGAAGCCGTGGGTGCGGCGGCTGGTCACGCGCCTGATCGCCATCATTCCCACCGTGATCGTGGTGATGATCTACGGCGAGAAGGGCACCGGGCAACTGCTGATCCTGTCGCAGGTGATTCTTTCGATGCAACTGTCGTTTGCCGTCGTGCCGCTGATGATGTTCAGCGGCGACAAACGCAAGATGGGCGAATTCGTGATCAACCGCTTCTGGAAAGTGGTGGGCTGGGCCATCACCGCGCTGATCATCGGCCTGAACGTGTTTTTGCTGGCGCAGACTTTTTTTGGAAGCTGA